GCAGCCTCCTTTAAACGTTGATGTTATGGCGGCGTCGGTGTCAAGGTCGAGTTCTGAGATACGATTCAGTGGGATGAACGCTCCACAGCCAATAAGAAGGGTTGCGTCAACGGCAAGCTTTACATCGGAAGCTTCTTCTTCCGATAGTGTTTTGATCGAACGGTCCACGTTTGATCTCGTGGAGAAGATGCACTACCTCTTTGTTCATGTGGTGAAGGCGAGGTACTTGCCTACCAACGGTAACCCAGTGGTGAAGATAGCGGTTTCCGGTAACCAAGTCATGTCCAGACCAGCTCGCAAGACGACGTTATTCGAGTGGAACCAGGCTTTCGCTTTCAGCCGCGACGCACCAGATTCTTCCCCCATTCTTGAGGTCTCCGTGTGGGACCCCGCTATTTCTGACGGTCGTAGCTTGCTTGGTGGAGTATGCTTTGACGTAACAGAAATTCCTGTGAGGGACCCACCGGATAGCCCTTTGGCCCCACAATGGTACAGGCTGGAAGGAGGTGGAGCCCAGCACGGTGATCTCATGCTTGCCACGTGGCTCGGCACACAAGCTGACGAATCATTTGCGGACGCGTGGAAAAGTGACACACATGGCCACGTTAACTCTAGAGCCAAGGTGTATCAGTCACCGAAGCTGTGGTACTTACGAGCCACTGTTCTTGAAGCTCAAGATATCATGCCGTTAACTTCGTCAAAGGAGGTTTCGTTTCAAGTTAAAGCTCAACTTGGATTTCAGGTGCTGAAGTCAAAGGCTTCCGTTGCTCGAAACGGCACCGCTTTGTGGAATGAAGATTTACTCTTTGTAGCGGCAGAGCCTGTTAGTGGAGACCTCGTGTTCACTTTGGAAATCCGGCAACCCAAAGCGCCGGTGACAATGGGGATTCTTATGATACCACTGGCCTCAATTGAAAGGAGAGTTGATGACCGGAACGTCGCGTCGCGTTGGTTCACATTCGAAGATCCAAACGAGGAAAAGAGTTCTTACAAAGGCAGAGTCCACTTACGCTTGTGCTTTGACGGAGGGTATCACGTGATGGATGAGTCAGCTCACGTGTGTAGCGATTTTCGCCCAACGGCGAGGCAACTTTGGAAGCCAGCAATTGGCACAGTTGAGCTTGGAATAATCGGTTGCAAGAACTTGATACCGATGAAGACGGTGAACGGTAAAAGCTCAACAGATGGATACTGCGTAGCCAAATACGGCAACAAATGGGTACGTACACGAACTGTATCTGATACATTGGAGCCAAAGTGGAATGAGCAGTACACGTGGAAGGTATACGATCCTTGCACAGTTTTAACCATTGGAGTATTCGATAGTTGGGGTGTATTCGAAGTGGACAGTCCCAAAGAATCTACTAGACCCGATTTCCGTATAGGAAAGGTACGTGTCCGTATTTCTACGCTCCAAACGGGTCGTGTGTACAGAAATACGTACCCGCTACTAGTCCTGACACATGCTGGTTTGAAGAAGATGGGTGAGATAGAGATAGCAATTAGGTTCATTCGAACGACTCAGCGGCTAGATTTTCTCCACGTGTACTCACAACCGATGCTGCCACTAATGCACCACATAAAGCCATTGGGGGTGGTGCAACAGGAAGTGCTGCGGAACACGGCGGTGAAAATGGTGGCGATGCACTTGTCGAGATCGGAGCCGCCGCTGAGAAAGGAAGTTGTCTACTACATGCTAGATGCCGATTCTCACAACTTCAGCATGAGAAAAGTGCGTGCGAATTGGTATAGGATAATTAACGTGGTCGCCGGAGTCATCGATATCGTACGGTGGATTGACGATACACGTGGATGGAAGAATCCAACGGCCACGATCCTTGTTCACGCGCTTTTAGTTATGCTAGTGTGGTTTCCAGATCTGATCATTCCAACATTTTTGTTCTACGTCTTCGTGATTGGTGCATGGAACTACAGGTTTCGTTCGCGGGACCCACTTCCACATTTTGATCCCAAAATTTCGCTTGCTGAGGTGGTGGATAGAGAGGAGCTGGATGAAGAGTTTGATGCAGTGCCAAGCAGTGGATCATCGGAGATGGTGCGAGCGAGGTATGATAAGTTGCGCACGCTCGGGGCGCGCGTGCAAACTGTGCTAGGAGATTTTGCCACACAAGGAGAGCGCGTGCAGGCGCTGGTGACGTGGCGTGATCCACGTGCCACGGGGATGTTTGTTTTGTTGTGCTTAGTTGTGGCATTGATACTGTACCTGGTGCCGTCGAAGATGGTGGCGATGGCGGCTGGGTTCTACTATCTTCGGCACCCTATCTTCCGTGATAGGTCTCCTTCGCCGGCGTTGAACTTCTTTCGAAGGCTTCCTTCTTTGTCAGATAGAATCATGTAAGAATTTTACTTTCGCTTTAGGTTATGTATGTATTTACACTTTAATTTGAAAGGATAGCCACTAGTAAGTTATATAAATACTCATTGCATGTGATAATATGGTCTTTGCGTTTTTCTTTTCGGCTTTTTAATGGGGTTTATGCCTGAGTGTAATGAAGTGAAAGAATGAAACTACAATAAATAATAGATCATAGATTCTCGATCATTTGTAAATCATTCATGATTATTCTATTGAACTCTCTCATTAAGTTGCTTAGTGCTCGCAACCCTTTTAATCATGTTGTCCTCCATTAATCAACTCCGTAGGAGTAAAAAATGGTAAAAAGAGATTTTGGTGGAATTGTAAGGGGTTGTATTCtggattttttaatgaaaagaaaaataaaggaaggACAAGAAAAATTAAGTTGGCATTTGGCAAGCAATCACTAAATTGATTAGCCTAATGTTTTATAATACATTATGATAGGCCAAAGGCCCAAAATGACAAACTAAGGACCGGGATACAATCACTACATTTTGGATTCCAAATTTGGTCTATCGTTTAGAGTTTTTGGTCACTCTAATTTTGGGTCCAAGGTGTAGTGTATCCTTATTGTGATAAATTGGTCCATTCaggtccaaaaaaaaaaaaaacaattggTCCATTTATTAACCAACTTTGATTGGTCGAGTAGTCAATTTACTTGGAGGTTCGAATCTCGCCTTATACATGTAGCAACCCATTGGCCAGCAGcagacccttaaatggagctcagatccGTTACGGATTAGTACTTAACCTGTCGGGTTGGGGGATACCATttgggtaaacaaaaaaaaaaaagtaatctATTAGATAGTGGTAAATCTTTAAACAGGAACTCTGATTTACGAGAAATTAATTACCTATcgagttaaaaaatattatggaGAACCAAAAAAATTGATCCACTTATACAGCTTCACATCTAGGCAAACCCAAGAACTCTAAAACCAATGTCAAGAAGGGAAAAAAATGtagacaaaaatataaaaaagaacgaaaaaaaagTCATTTCCAACAtgttaccaaaaaaaaaaatttgatccaCTTATTCAGCTTCACATCTCGGCAAACCCAAGAACTCTAAAACCAATgtcaacaagaaaaaaaaatgaaaagaaagagaaaaaaaagctATTTCCAACATTTTGGAACAAAAACTTTTTAAGTTTCGAAATATCAATAATTTTACTATTTTGAATATTTGaatccaaatcttttttatttggaaTGTTAAATATTGACCATcttaattaaattcatatttattattatacatatttaatttataaaaaaagtatATTAATAAGCACGCTAAGACCTATTAATACACTagtaaattataaatttgataagCATATTAACTAGTGTTCACACACTATAAACAGAATAACGTGTATTGCACTCTTAGCCCTTAGTCAAAATGTCAAATCATTGATGAGCATATTTCATATtatgattttatatttattttaacagataacaattaaattaatttctcaATTTTTATTTGATGGTCAAATTAATCTTTTTTGTTGACAACAATGGCTTCCTAAATTATAAATGGAGGGCACTCTGATAAAGatacttaaaatatttttttaattatatttttttattaattaaaatatgatacatataattaattaaattatattattttagtcaAAATTAGATgagacaaattaatttgactGAAAAATCggtaaatcaaattttaaatcgatctaaattaatatttttttaaaaaataactacaataattttattataaaaaatgactaaaatattcttattatatatatatatttaattttaaaacctCTAAATTCTAACCCTATAACGacatagagaaaaaaaaatagttaaaatttagggttcttaatatatataataagaatattgtaattattttttataaaaatattaatttagatcgaTTCAAAGTataatttatcaatttttttgtCAAATCAATTTATCtgatctaattttaataaaaataatataatttaatgaattatatgtattaaattttaattatttaaaaatatcttaaaaaaatacgTTTTAAACGTCTTTATGTAAATGGCTCTCAACAATATGTGGCACTGGCTGATGATCATTACTACCATAAAATAGAATAGTATTAGTTTATTCTCATTAAGACCTCATcgataaataattataatttaattttttattatttaaaccaataataaaattactttaTGTAAATCAAAATATAGATAGCTAAtatagaatattaaaaaaattggaatCCCATAATCTATTAAGAAGATAAGATGAGGTGGGGTTTTGCAGCATCCCCACTTGTGCACTTAACTAAATATCCAATTAATGGAGGACATGCGTGCATGTGGTATACCTCATAACTCATGAAACCATATCATTGACTCAGCTTCGCTAAGAATTCAGATTTGTCGGCACCACAGTCATTTGCACATTTTTCGGCTTGCTAGAAATTATTAAatggtaatttaattaaatttattaaattatttgataatttttaattattaattttatataaaattaactagatttaaatttctattattattatagtaGTATCTTAAAATTATACATTATTAGAACTAAAAAGGTAATTCAGTAACATATTTTAGATTCACctcaatttaaaatattttagattgtttaaaattaaaacgaCTAACATGGAGGCTGTATATCAATTTAAATAATGTTATATagctaataaaatttatttttttaaatatttaatttataaaaatatttttatactaaatttgagattttattttatttttttaaaattctactagtataaaaataaaatattattcaaaaacATCTCTCTAtcaaattagttaaataattggAGATCGAGATGAAAGTGCCATCTTTATTCAAGCATATATAGCATCTTAAAAATTCATAGACATTGTTTACTTCCATAATAAACAGAGTCATAATTCGCTGCAAATTTTGAGTtctatttaaaatttgtaattagttaataaataattttattcataaaatgatatttaattttttaaaatttacttaaGTAGATGAATAATGCAATAAGCTGAGTAAATCTATAATTAATCACATGtaacttcattattttttataaaataatttattattatttgatttaaaaaattgaatacaTAAAAGTTAAGTGAGATCTCTATCATCAAGAGGTTGGAGCATATTTCTGCACAAAATTTTGTAATTGTTTTAGGAGTAGTGTACAATTGTATGTATAATAATTTGCCGCGTTACTTGTTAAGTTTGACTCCACGTTAAGATAGTTGAGTTCAAATCTTACAAAATAATTAGATAAAATTATcgctattttattatatttatgcATATTTTTGTCCTTATTAACCTAATAAATTTCATAGATCTATTATTTCCTCCCAAACTCAATATGTGATGATAGGAATTCATGCTAGATGCCGATGTAACTAATAGTTTTTTGCCAAGATATATTACAATATTTATGTAGAATATTCTCAAACATGTGTGCATGCACTAATACAATAATCAACCATGCTATTTGTGAAAAAAGgttttagaatagaaaaaaataagagagattttaagaagaattaaaggagaaagataattttattgaaaaaatttttaagaagaaaagatataattattaattttttgtttgtcaattatatttttattaaaattagtagtattaaaaaatattttaaatttaatattattaagaaaaaataaaaaaattatataaagaataatttgattaatttttaaaattttaaaaatgaaaatgacttatgtctaaatttttaatgactattttaattataaataattttttatatgtcaATTAAGTAACACGTCACTGATCTGACCAATTATCTTGTGACATGTAGCATTAACCCGTCACGTCATCATCTAACAAAAAGAATGACTAACGTGATTAAATcgtatatttttcgaaaatgattttgattaattttatcttctaaaagttaaaataggaattgaaatattttcagatacgattttaactattaactcaaaaaaaatataaccaTCAATGATTCCTCGAAGCAGCTTCCGACTAGTTAGGTAAGGTAGTAATGACTGTGCTAtatgagtatatatatatatatatatatatatatatatatatatatatatatatcgtgTTGCAGTTGAACTTAGCTTTCCCTGCCTCCTATTTTTTGGTTCTTTCTCTTTTAAGTTGTTTATTACAAATTTCAACAACTCATGTAAGTGCCCTTATTTAATTATAGGTTTTATCACTTTAAGGGGAACATTCCACCTACATATACAGGGGGTGTTCAAAACCGATCCGGACCGATCTAAACCGATCAATCGAACCGAAAAATCGAAAACCGAATAAATCGAAAACtgaaaaaatcgaaaaaaataCATTTTGCTGTTTTTATTGCGATTCGGTTCGGTTTTCGGTTTTAACAATGAAAATCctaaccgaaccgaaccgaacgGGTATattaaaaaccataaaaaaccaAACCCCCCCACCCTAATGTGACTCTCCTCTCCTGAATCACTCGCGACCTAACCCCCCCTCCCCAGTCCCCAGTCCACACCCCCAAACGTAAACCTAGATCTAGGTGTCTCGAGACTCTCCTCTCCTCAGTCTCGCACTCTTGCTCTCTCCACTGGAGTCTCGAGCTCGAAGCCCTTCCTTCCAGCACCTGGCAGTGCCGCCGAAGCCTTCTTCCCAGCGACCACGGACCCAGCAACGCTCTTCCCAGCGACAGCGAGCACCCCAGCAGTGTTCTTCCCAGCAGCGCCGAAGCCTTCTCCCAGTTCCCTCCGAGCCACCCAGCACAGCACAACACAACACAGCACGCCGAAGCCTTCTTCCCAGCAGCGTTTCTGGCCACCCACAACACAGTACAGCACCGAGCCACTCAGCCACCGATTCAAGTCAGATATGGAGCCCGTTGACTAATTTTTGTTTCATAATTATTGATTCATTGTTTTATTCTGTTCAACAGCTTttgattgttgttcattgtgTTATTTAGTGTTTATTGTTTATTGAAATTGCTTTTCATTGGTTTATTTGTTATTCATTGTTTAGGGAAATTGCTTCTGATTGTTGGTTATGTGGTTCACTGTTCACTCAATTTGATTAGGGAAATTGCTTCTGATTGTTCAATGTATTTGTTTAGGGAAAATGGTTCTGTGGTTCACTGTATTTGTTTAGGGAAAATGGTTCTGTGGTTCACTGTTCAATGTATTTGTTTAGGAGATGCTCTGTCCAATAATTATGTGACTGCCGGAAGATGTGTAATCTTGAAAACCTACCTTGGTCAAATAGGTTTATCATACTCTGAAGTAGCTTAGTATTGTTTGATGTCGAAGGGTATGTGTTCCATTTCTTCGATCAGCTAGACATACTTGTTCAATGATACAGTTAGCTGAAAATATCTGAAAACTTTATCTGAAACTGCTTCtgctttattattattattagtttttttggaaaaataatatgaaataaaaaattacttttgaAGTGATTTAGTATGATTTATCAAGTGTTGGAAGTTCTGGATATTGATAGGAAGAGATTGAAATTAGTATAATAAGATAAATTTgaataatgaaaaaatagaAGCAGTTTTAAAGTATTAGATTACCTTCGTCACTGTATCTAATGATTTAGTATATGTCATGAGAAACTGGATATTGTTGAATTATTTTTGTTCAATTACTTTATTGTTGCTATTGTTGCTGGTTGTTGGTATCgttctgtttttaatttatttgttgtgTTTCTGCTATTTATTAGTGATTTCATGTCATATTAGATCTTTGTAACTATTTATGTACATCAGTTGCCATTTTAAAGTCCCTTACAATGTTAACAACAGCAACCATCTGCTGTAAAGCTCCTCCATTGTCTGTTGTATGATGTCATTGCAATATTCTTACTTGATGACTAGAGAATGTGATCTCATCATACCACTGTGGTTTATATTATAATACCGAAATTTTATTCACTGCCACATAAAATGCAGTGGCTATTCTTTTGTTCTTCTCTTTTATCTCTCGCAGGTCTACTTAATTAACACAATCAACAAAAGCAAAATGACTATTTTCTTTGACCACTACACTTTGTTTTATTAAGCGATTTATGTTGCTTGTAAACTTCTGACATCATACTATGTAGGAGACAAACGCAGATGCACTGGATATGATAGTTGCTGCtgcctttttttttctatttcaaaTTTTCTCATTTAAGATGAATTAGAGAAGAATATATAACTAGATTAGAATGTTTTCTACTAGtcttatattattattgttgttgttgttcttatTATGTAACTGCTTTTTGGGTTGATTTGTTGCTACTTGCTATTTACTGGTGGGTGCATTGTTGATTTGatgaattattttattgttgGTTTTGTTGCTGGCTTGCTAAAATCCAATGCTAAACCGTCCAAACTATATAGCTTGATTATGCATGATTAGGTAGAAGCTAAGTTGGGGATATGTATCCCACATATTGAGTATATGAAGTTTTTTATGTATCTATTTGAgcataattttaatatacagaACATGGATGCTTTATGTTGTTTTCCTAACTCGCATTCTTTGCATAATAGTAtggtagaattttttttatttaattgaaaaaaccGAACAAACTGAACCAAACTAAACCGATTTTAATTGGTTTGATTTGGTTCGGATGACCTTGACAAAAAAACCGAACTAAACCGAACCGCACTTTAATTAGACGATCGGATCGGATGGCTTTTTCCtcaaaaaccgaaccaaaccgcaccgcgaacacccctatacatatatacataatttcTCTCACCAATTGTTAAACAacattatatttatttagttagATATAACATTATTTCTcgtattttaaaacaaaatatttgaAGTTGCTAGCAACACATGTGGTAGTGTAGGTGGCATGGGCACCActcattttaatatttattaccAGTGAATTAAGAGGATTATCGTAcctattaattttttatttaatattataatataacaaatatgaAATTGGATAAAGATAATTAATAAGTATTTTGCTCTCTTAAATAATTATTGTCTCGGGATAAGTCGAAATCAATCTAATAAATCGATAACTATAAGTAGAAATCActttaaataaattgataattataaattaaaatcagTCAAAACATACGGACAAATAATCAACTATAAGTTtgtttaaaaatatactaatataaacaatactttttctaatgataaatttatctaattttattttttaaattatcaaattaattttgAGGGCTAATTTTCGTATCTCTAAATTATAACACAATTACATCTCTTATATTTTGTCAAGTTATAActcaatttttataaaaactcAACTTAAAAATAAACAGGTTGAGATTAAGAGCTATGATCTGATCATTATAATTCAATAACTATAAACTATAATTCGAAGATTAAATCAAAAGAatgttagaatttttatgaCTCATAAATTATAAACACATAACTTGATCGTTACATTTATAACTTGGCCATTATAATTTGGTCCATTTCGTATTACTCGATAATGAGCACCTATTATTCGGGGAATAAATTTTGACGATCCATTACCTATAATTCGCCCAACGAAACTTATACCTCAACCCAAATTTGCTTATTGATGTGTTAGTTATAGTTCGATCCAATTTTATCTACTGATCTATTAGCTATAGTTTTGGCTAAAATTTACCtataaattgaaaattgaataaaataaataaaatatatctatTTCAGTTAGAAAGAATTTTGGTTATAACGGAATCATCTGAACACACGTAGAGAAGTGATTATCAAAATACTAGGACCACGAGATAACCAACTATAACATAATAACTCTATAAATACAAAACTCTAAAAACATAAAAAGTATATTATTCACTTTTAATAACTTATATCTcttcttatacttttttttttatttgagcgTTTCGAGTCTTTTTATATACTCTTAAGACATAAAACTtcatataaatagaaaaaggagTTATATCTTAATATTAGAAGGAGTTATAGCTCCACTCATATTATTGTGCAGGAACAACATTAAAAAtgcataaataattaaatttaaaataaaaattaataaaaatgaatgaaaatatgattttttttttcaaatataaaatacaagTACGTATATCCACGAACCTTATTTGGAATAGTTTCGTTTTCCGTTCAACAGTTTTAATTGGAAGCCAAAATATGTTTTTGTATTCAAAGCACCTTTCATTTTCTACATAATGAGCAAATAAAATATTACTATGGACCTAATAAAAATTCTTTGCAATTCTGTGTATAATTCATCATAAATAAACTCTTGCATCTTCACGAATTATAAAATAACATTCAACAAGGAATAAGAGGTTAATGTGTCAAATcaaccaaacttaaaatgatcgattaataaaaaatgaccAAAAAATAGTTGTAAAAAGCAGGCTAAAAATTTCGAATATAGCCCCCTAAAACGGTGAAATTACACGAAATGATTTAGTGAGGAGATTTTCGTAAATACGAGCTTGGAAAAAATTACTATttacaattttagagagatAAAACTCACCATTAGTGAtttatgaatataaaaatatcatataataCTCTGACTTTTGtgaattaaaataataagaaaaaataacatttttcttgtttgttagATCTATAAATAACGCTtttctttctctatttcaaaaatgtatattcttcttttttgtaAGAGTTAAATCATTACCCTTCAGTTCATTTTATTAGATACTCTTCAATAATCATTATATATACACTAATTAGTGGTAATTATTTGGttgtttaaaaaaatgaaataataatataaaatgtatatttataattaatatattaatttttatttatttttaatattttatcattaatcatgaaatatataaaaaaataaattaaatatgtgttaaattattaaaaataaataaaatgtattatgataatactaaatatatattttatatttttactattatatataattataatgtttgttaaaaaatattttattcaaaagaaaatgAGTGTCATTTAgacattttataaaaataaaaatattattttttataattatgttatatatacattaaaattagttactaatataaaatatatattaaaatataaaaatatattaaaaataaattaaattacgtatacatatatttatatacaaatatgttaagtcaccaaaaaaatatatagatatattaataactaattttagttaCTAGTTTTAACatagaaataatatttttttatatttttaattaatgtataaaCTCCTGCGATTGTTGGGGTTTATTAGAAGGACTAAAGGAGTGGCTAATCAAGTCCAAGTATCCAGCccttttaacatttttttctaCCATTTCATTAGGATAAGAAATTATTCcttgttttgaaaaattttgttacaTTATATGAGTTATTGTCAAGAACTTACAGGTTtatatgaattaaaataatgTTTTTAGGTTTTTTTGAAATTGCCTGTGTTAAAAATTATCGGTAAGCAATAATTTTAAAGTTAATTGTGATGCAAACTTGTATATGAATTTAAATTTAGCGGGATTTGTGTGTATTATTAGAGATTTTAAGGAAGATTAGATCTCGAGCTGCTCTGGAAACATTCTCCCTTGGTCTATCATCAGATGTGAATTATTTGCTGTTTGGAGGGGGCTAGTTTTAGCTTGAGATTGCAGTTTGAGGGATATTATATGTGAAACGGATTGTCTTGACATTCTGCCCATCATGCATGAGCTTACAAGTGGGTATTCATCTGAAGTAATAGAATTGGTTCACAAGATTAATGAGTTTTTATCTCGTCCTT
This sequence is a window from Arachis stenosperma cultivar V10309 chromosome 10, arast.V10309.gnm1.PFL2, whole genome shotgun sequence. Protein-coding genes within it:
- the LOC130958164 gene encoding multiple C2 domain and transmembrane region protein 16, producing MGTVRKLIVEVVDARNLLPKDGHGTSSPYVVIDFYGQRRKTHTVLRDLNPVWNETLSFNVGTPSDIFGDVLELDVYHDKNHGPTRRNNSLGRLKLSSTQFVKKGEEALIYYALEKKYLLSMIQGEIGLKIYYVDEEVPPQLPPEQKEPPPPPPQESETKPPAEPEKVEEQPKVEADAKPECDEAKEETTENGDAEEKADPEVEKPPESVHEEPEPNGSVDQVDPGVPEIPAQPPLNVDVMAASVSRSSSEIRFSGMNAPQPIRRVASTASFTSEASSSDSVLIERSTFDLVEKMHYLFVHVVKARYLPTNGNPVVKIAVSGNQVMSRPARKTTLFEWNQAFAFSRDAPDSSPILEVSVWDPAISDGRSLLGGVCFDVTEIPVRDPPDSPLAPQWYRLEGGGAQHGDLMLATWLGTQADESFADAWKSDTHGHVNSRAKVYQSPKLWYLRATVLEAQDIMPLTSSKEVSFQVKAQLGFQVLKSKASVARNGTALWNEDLLFVAAEPVSGDLVFTLEIRQPKAPVTMGILMIPLASIERRVDDRNVASRWFTFEDPNEEKSSYKGRVHLRLCFDGGYHVMDESAHVCSDFRPTARQLWKPAIGTVELGIIGCKNLIPMKTVNGKSSTDGYCVAKYGNKWVRTRTVSDTLEPKWNEQYTWKVYDPCTVLTIGVFDSWGVFEVDSPKESTRPDFRIGKVRVRISTLQTGRVYRNTYPLLVLTHAGLKKMGEIEIAIRFIRTTQRLDFLHVYSQPMLPLMHHIKPLGVVQQEVLRNTAVKMVAMHLSRSEPPLRKEVVYYMLDADSHNFSMRKVRANWYRIINVVAGVIDIVRWIDDTRGWKNPTATILVHALLVMLVWFPDLIIPTFLFYVFVIGAWNYRFRSRDPLPHFDPKISLAEVVDREELDEEFDAVPSSGSSEMVRARYDKLRTLGARVQTVLGDFATQGERVQALVTWRDPRATGMFVLLCLVVALILYLVPSKMVAMAAGFYYLRHPIFRDRSPSPALNFFRRLPSLSDRIM